A genome region from Rhodohalobacter sp. SW132 includes the following:
- the rlmD gene encoding 23S rRNA (uracil(1939)-C(5))-methyltransferase RlmD, protein MALKKGTVTELDIESTAFKGKGIAKVDGLAVFVPGTAPGDKIKAMITRKKKSFREAKILEILEPSPLRIDPLCSHANTCGGCTWQHIPYEKQIEFKEQHVRDHITRIAGLDESIVQPIIGCDQPFYYRNKMEYSFGTRRWLTEAEINIDEYVDDSAFAAGMHAPGRYDKILNLNECHLQEKVSFQLLDTVRGFCIENGIEAFNTHKNEGYMRHLVVRTSGHTDDLMVNLVTYRDEPDVVERLADLLLKKFPQITTIVNNVNDQPNPTAVGRFEHVIHGPGYIVDHIGSHSFKIHANAFFQTNTLQAEKLYSVARDYAGLNNGGHLFDLYCGVGTLSLYMADKADKVTGIEIVDVAVENARFNASENGVKNAEFVLGDMKDTFNDDFLEKNGRPDCIITDPPRSGMHPDVVDQLCKLDVDRMVYVSCNPSTMARDLKTMKEYYNVESVQPVDMFPQTYHIEAVTRLTKK, encoded by the coding sequence ATGGCTTTAAAAAAAGGAACGGTAACAGAACTCGACATCGAATCAACCGCTTTTAAAGGGAAAGGAATTGCCAAAGTCGACGGGCTGGCCGTTTTTGTGCCGGGAACGGCTCCGGGGGATAAAATCAAAGCGATGATCACCCGGAAAAAGAAAAGTTTCCGGGAAGCGAAAATTCTTGAAATCCTGGAACCATCCCCTTTAAGAATTGATCCGCTTTGTTCTCACGCAAATACCTGTGGCGGGTGTACCTGGCAGCATATCCCCTATGAGAAACAGATCGAATTCAAAGAGCAGCATGTTCGGGATCACATCACCAGGATCGCCGGTCTGGACGAAAGTATCGTTCAGCCCATCATCGGGTGTGATCAGCCTTTTTACTACCGCAATAAAATGGAGTATAGTTTTGGCACACGCCGCTGGCTGACCGAAGCAGAAATAAACATAGATGAATATGTAGATGACAGCGCCTTTGCCGCAGGTATGCACGCACCGGGGCGATACGACAAAATTCTGAATTTAAACGAATGCCACCTACAGGAGAAAGTTTCATTTCAGCTGCTGGATACGGTGAGAGGCTTCTGCATCGAAAATGGAATTGAAGCGTTCAACACACATAAAAATGAAGGATATATGCGCCATCTGGTGGTCAGAACTTCCGGCCATACGGATGACCTGATGGTGAACCTGGTAACATATCGCGATGAACCGGACGTTGTGGAACGGCTCGCAGACTTGCTGTTAAAAAAATTTCCACAGATTACAACAATTGTCAATAACGTAAATGATCAGCCCAACCCAACAGCCGTGGGCCGATTTGAACATGTAATTCACGGCCCCGGATATATTGTTGATCATATTGGCAGCCATTCGTTTAAAATCCACGCGAATGCTTTTTTCCAGACCAACACACTTCAAGCCGAAAAACTCTACTCCGTGGCGCGCGATTATGCGGGTTTAAACAACGGAGGTCATCTTTTTGATCTCTATTGCGGGGTCGGCACATTGTCTCTTTATATGGCGGATAAAGCAGATAAAGTAACCGGAATTGAAATTGTTGATGTGGCTGTAGAAAATGCACGATTCAATGCCAGCGAAAACGGCGTTAAGAATGCCGAGTTTGTCCTGGGAGATATGAAAGATACGTTTAATGATGACTTCCTTGAAAAGAACGGCCGGCCGGACTGCATCATCACCGATCCCCCCCGTTCCGGAATGCACCCGGATGTGGTTGATCAACTTTGTAAACTGGATGTGGACCGAATGGTATACGTTAGCTGCAACCCGTCCACGATGGCGCGTGATTTAAAAACGATGAAAGAGTATTACAACGTGGAAAGCGTTCAGCCGGTGGATATGTTTCCACAAACCTACCACATTGAAGCTGTAACGAGACTGACAAAAAAATAG
- a CDS encoding NAD(P)/FAD-dependent oxidoreductase, which yields MRRAIVIGAGIGGLAGAALLASKGFQTIVFEKNASAGGKMQQVESKGYRFDTGPSLFTMPFILENLFEQCGKNVRDYLQWQELSPLCKYFYKDGVVFNNYSDRLKTAREIEQFAPEDAVAYNSFLNYSEDLYSRTADAFLFNPLYDLSDLKSLNFTDFLKIDAFSTVSERIDQTFSSPYLRQFFKRFTTYNGSSPFQAPATLNVIPHVELNQGGYYVDGGLYSIARALQKLCEELGVTFRFNTQVDSIAVKNRSIQGIKTSQGQFEACDILFSNSDATDTICNLLPQSSLPVRKREKQSRIEPSCSGFVLTLGCNRIWEQLVHHNIFFSGNYRQEFTDIFENQKMPDDPTIYVANTSYTDTDHAPPGSSNLFILVNAPFMNGKQDWSQIKKEYRTFIIEELEKRGLENLSGSIDYSEVIGPDDFYEKYRSNRGSIYGTSSNSRLAAFLRPRNSLKEIDNLYLVGGSTHPGGGIPLVIQSAFNAIQLLERSKR from the coding sequence ATGAGAAGAGCCATTGTTATAGGGGCGGGAATTGGCGGACTCGCCGGTGCGGCACTACTGGCATCAAAAGGTTTCCAAACGATTGTTTTTGAAAAGAACGCTTCGGCTGGTGGTAAAATGCAGCAGGTGGAGTCAAAAGGCTATCGGTTTGATACTGGCCCAAGCCTCTTCACAATGCCGTTTATCCTTGAAAATCTCTTTGAACAGTGCGGGAAAAATGTTCGGGATTATCTGCAATGGCAAGAGCTCTCCCCTCTTTGTAAATATTTCTATAAAGATGGCGTGGTGTTCAACAACTATTCTGATCGCCTCAAAACAGCACGGGAGATTGAGCAGTTCGCCCCGGAAGATGCAGTTGCCTACAACTCATTTCTTAACTACTCTGAGGATCTCTACTCCCGTACAGCAGATGCATTTCTTTTCAACCCCCTGTACGATCTGTCTGATCTTAAATCGTTGAATTTTACTGATTTTTTAAAAATTGATGCCTTCTCCACGGTATCGGAGCGAATCGATCAAACGTTTTCATCGCCCTATCTGCGTCAGTTTTTTAAGCGATTTACAACTTACAACGGTTCATCACCCTTCCAGGCGCCGGCCACTCTCAATGTGATTCCACACGTTGAACTGAACCAGGGCGGATATTACGTCGATGGCGGGCTTTATTCCATCGCACGCGCACTGCAGAAACTATGTGAAGAGCTTGGCGTCACATTCCGATTCAATACACAGGTTGATTCTATTGCTGTAAAAAACAGGTCCATTCAGGGGATAAAAACATCGCAAGGCCAATTTGAAGCGTGTGATATTCTTTTTTCAAACTCCGATGCGACAGATACTATCTGCAATCTGCTGCCGCAATCATCACTGCCTGTTCGCAAGCGGGAAAAGCAGTCGCGAATTGAGCCCTCTTGTTCCGGATTTGTCCTGACGCTGGGCTGCAACCGTATCTGGGAACAATTGGTGCACCACAACATCTTTTTTTCCGGAAATTACAGGCAGGAGTTTACGGATATTTTTGAAAATCAGAAGATGCCGGATGATCCAACCATTTATGTTGCCAATACTTCATATACAGACACAGATCACGCCCCGCCCGGATCTTCAAACCTTTTCATCCTGGTAAATGCGCCATTTATGAATGGAAAGCAGGATTGGAGTCAAATCAAAAAAGAGTACCGGACGTTCATCATTGAAGAACTGGAAAAGCGGGGATTAGAAAATCTGAGCGGTTCTATTGACTATTCAGAAGTAATAGGCCCTGACGATTTCTATGAAAAATATCGTTCAAATCGCGGAAGTATTTACGGAACATCCTCAAACAGCCGGTTAGCAGCATTCCTTCGTCCGCGAAACAGCCTCAAAGAGATCGACAATCTCTATCTTGTGGGGGGCAGCACCCATCCCGGCGGAGGAATTCCGCTGGTTATCCAATCAGCCTTTAACGCCATTCAGCTTTTGGAGCGTTCAAAGCGCTGA
- a CDS encoding acetyl-CoA carboxylase biotin carboxyl carrier protein subunit produces the protein MQFETTIGESIFDVLLNLKESEAEINDQQIDFEIVEQNELQIIFRTGHQLHTISNISVDNGTIECTVDGKWITAQIKNEQQLLLERLGFKTNAEKSVGSLEAPMPGKILELLVEEGAEVELGDPVAILEAMKMENELKAPCAGTIAEISVTTGTNVEKNQLLIEIKPRG, from the coding sequence ATGCAGTTTGAAACAACTATCGGTGAATCCATTTTTGATGTGCTTCTGAACCTGAAAGAGTCAGAAGCTGAAATCAATGATCAGCAGATCGATTTTGAAATTGTGGAACAGAATGAGCTGCAGATTATTTTCAGAACCGGTCACCAGTTACATACCATCAGCAATATTTCAGTTGATAACGGCACAATTGAGTGCACCGTCGACGGAAAGTGGATCACAGCCCAAATCAAAAATGAGCAACAGCTGCTATTGGAACGGCTTGGATTTAAAACCAACGCTGAAAAGTCGGTCGGCTCGCTGGAGGCACCGATGCCGGGTAAGATTCTCGAACTGCTGGTTGAAGAGGGTGCCGAGGTTGAGCTTGGAGACCCCGTGGCAATACTGGAAGCGATGAAAATGGAGAATGAGCTGAAGGCTCCCTGTGCAGGAACAATCGCAGAAATTTCTGTTACAACTGGTACAAACGTAGAAAAAAACCAACTTTTGATTGAAATAAAACCCCGTGGATAA
- the murA gene encoding UDP-N-acetylglucosamine 1-carboxyvinyltransferase, which produces MDKFIIEGPAPLQGSIPISGSKNAALPLMAAAILGDSPSSISLVPKLKDIYTFNNVIRVTGTAVDFNEDENRLTIDPSNLGFPEAPYDLVRKMRASFYMLGALMGRTGDAKVSLPGGCAWGPRPVDLHLKGMEAMGAEITLEKGYVFGSFPGDSVPGGEYTLEPSSVGATVNLILAAVRRADKFVIHNAAKEPDVVLLCSMLTKMGANIEGAGTGTITIKKADALKGVEFSNDPDRIETGTFMIAAAMHPDSEITLTGCKPEDLGSFPKTLSKTGASVQINGSEIKVKAPDTIKPVSVTTKIYPGFPTDLQAQWATLMTQADGESTVTETIYFDRFSYVPELKRLGASISLEKNRATINGGKKLSGTSVMSTDLRASVSLVLAAMVANGQSEVLRIYHLDRGYEDLEQKLSGLGASVTRADD; this is translated from the coding sequence GTGGATAAATTTATTATTGAAGGCCCTGCTCCGTTGCAGGGTAGTATTCCAATCAGCGGATCAAAAAATGCGGCACTTCCCCTGATGGCTGCGGCAATTTTAGGCGATTCCCCGAGCAGCATCTCCCTTGTTCCCAAACTCAAAGACATTTACACATTCAATAATGTGATTCGGGTAACCGGCACAGCGGTTGATTTCAATGAGGATGAAAACAGACTGACAATCGACCCATCCAATCTTGGCTTCCCGGAAGCCCCATACGACCTGGTCCGGAAAATGCGGGCATCATTCTACATGCTTGGTGCGCTGATGGGCCGTACGGGTGATGCAAAAGTATCTCTGCCGGGCGGATGCGCGTGGGGGCCGAGGCCTGTTGACCTTCACCTAAAGGGAATGGAAGCGATGGGTGCTGAAATCACCCTCGAAAAAGGGTATGTCTTTGGTTCATTTCCGGGAGATTCAGTACCCGGTGGCGAATATACTCTCGAGCCGAGCAGTGTTGGTGCTACTGTAAATTTAATCCTTGCTGCCGTACGCCGTGCCGATAAATTTGTAATTCACAACGCAGCAAAAGAACCGGATGTGGTTCTGCTCTGTTCCATGCTTACAAAAATGGGGGCTAATATTGAGGGTGCCGGCACCGGAACCATCACAATCAAAAAAGCCGATGCCTTGAAAGGCGTTGAATTTTCAAACGACCCGGACCGCATTGAAACCGGCACGTTTATGATTGCAGCAGCCATGCACCCGGATTCTGAGATTACTTTAACCGGCTGCAAACCGGAAGACCTCGGCTCGTTCCCAAAAACGCTCTCAAAAACCGGCGCTTCTGTACAAATTAATGGGTCGGAAATTAAAGTGAAAGCTCCGGATACCATCAAACCGGTTTCTGTCACAACCAAAATCTACCCGGGTTTCCCCACCGACCTCCAGGCTCAGTGGGCTACCCTGATGACACAGGCTGATGGCGAAAGCACAGTTACCGAAACAATCTATTTCGACCGTTTCAGTTATGTTCCGGAGTTGAAGCGGCTGGGTGCGAGCATCTCACTTGAAAAAAATCGGGCTACGATCAATGGTGGCAAGAAACTCTCCGGCACGTCGGTTATGAGTACAGACCTGAGGGCGAGTGTCAGCCTGGTGCTGGCTGCTATGGTCGCAAATGGCCAGTCTGAGGTATTGCGCATTTATCACCTCGACAGAGGGTACGAAGACCTTGAGCAGAAACTTAGCGGTCTCGGCGCTTCCGTTACCCGTGCAGATGACTAA
- a CDS encoding Rne/Rng family ribonuclease, with product MKNQIIIHSSGKQTRVALLENGELAQIFIESEDNQRTVGDIYHARVHKVMSGIRAAFIDVGMEKDAFLHFSDAGDHLGSYIKMMNGENSIPRNASKELEKFDKLSNYDKQMLAGKMLRSGQNLLVQIVKEPIGSKGPRVSTDITIAGRFLVLIPMGEYIALSKKINNNKERRRLKGIVGSMLPEGFGVIVRTVAQGQTKEVIEEDMRAVLTKWDKMLNKLEESSPPTRLYKDLDITESLIRDLFAKHYDRVLIDDTQLYKEIKSFVSQIAPKMLPNVELYKGRDHIFDSVGIGNDVNSIFSPRVRMPSGGYLIFEQTEAMYVVDVNSGPYAAKQNQEDNSLKTNLEAAREIAKQLRLRDIGGIIVVDFIDLRSDKNRKKIYDELKKEFKKDQAKTNILGMSDFGLVQITRQRIRPSVVNSVSKVCPMCGGTGSVVSQDTIVTDIESWISKLKYSTKYRAVEIYINPFLNSFLTKGLMNQRVKWMMKYKMRIVLVPDENISLNEFKATLAGSELDITDAVLRDEPIDKILEAHEVKLDDISQEEKRKESLDYYSKDDKNGNGKGGGNRSSRQKRPRPSRQN from the coding sequence ATGAAAAACCAAATTATTATCCACTCATCGGGCAAACAAACCCGGGTAGCGCTTTTAGAGAACGGAGAATTAGCGCAAATATTTATAGAATCAGAAGATAACCAGCGAACCGTAGGTGACATCTATCACGCCCGCGTTCACAAAGTAATGAGTGGAATTCGTGCCGCATTTATTGATGTGGGCATGGAAAAAGATGCATTTCTTCACTTTTCTGATGCCGGCGACCACCTCGGTTCCTACATAAAAATGATGAACGGGGAGAACAGCATCCCCCGAAACGCCAGCAAAGAGCTCGAAAAATTTGATAAGCTTTCCAACTATGATAAGCAGATGCTCGCCGGTAAGATGCTTCGCAGCGGCCAGAATCTGCTCGTTCAAATTGTAAAAGAACCGATCGGGTCGAAAGGGCCGCGAGTCTCTACAGATATTACCATAGCCGGACGTTTCCTGGTTTTGATTCCAATGGGCGAGTATATCGCTTTATCCAAAAAAATCAATAACAATAAAGAACGCCGCCGCCTGAAAGGCATCGTGGGATCGATGCTCCCTGAAGGGTTTGGAGTGATTGTTCGAACAGTAGCGCAGGGTCAGACCAAGGAAGTCATCGAAGAAGATATGCGCGCTGTTCTGACGAAGTGGGATAAGATGCTCAATAAACTTGAGGAGTCCTCCCCTCCTACGCGTCTCTATAAAGATCTGGATATCACGGAAAGTCTGATTCGCGATCTTTTTGCAAAACATTACGACCGTGTTCTGATTGATGACACACAGCTTTACAAAGAGATTAAGAGCTTTGTGTCGCAGATTGCCCCGAAAATGCTGCCGAATGTAGAACTTTACAAAGGTCGCGATCATATTTTCGATAGTGTGGGAATCGGAAATGATGTGAACTCTATTTTTAGTCCGCGTGTGCGGATGCCATCCGGCGGATACCTGATTTTTGAGCAGACCGAAGCAATGTATGTTGTGGATGTAAACTCCGGGCCCTATGCAGCCAAGCAGAACCAGGAGGATAACTCCCTGAAAACCAATCTTGAAGCTGCCCGTGAAATCGCCAAACAACTACGCCTGAGAGATATTGGCGGCATTATTGTTGTTGATTTTATTGATTTGAGAAGCGATAAAAACCGAAAGAAAATTTATGACGAGCTCAAAAAAGAGTTCAAAAAAGATCAGGCAAAAACCAATATCCTCGGGATGAGTGATTTTGGCCTGGTCCAAATTACACGCCAGCGCATCCGGCCAAGTGTGGTGAATTCCGTATCCAAAGTTTGCCCTATGTGTGGCGGAACCGGCTCTGTTGTCAGCCAGGATACGATCGTTACAGACATCGAGAGCTGGATCAGCAAGCTGAAATACAGCACAAAATATCGTGCGGTCGAGATTTACATCAACCCGTTCCTCAACTCCTTCCTCACAAAAGGGCTGATGAACCAGCGCGTGAAATGGATGATGAAATATAAGATGAGAATTGTTCTGGTTCCCGATGAGAACATCTCACTCAACGAATTTAAAGCTACACTTGCCGGTTCGGAACTCGACATCACCGATGCAGTACTAAGAGATGAACCGATTGATAAAATTCTGGAAGCTCATGAGGTAAAACTCGATGATATTAGCCAGGAAGAGAAGCGAAAAGAGAGCCTGGATTACTATTCCAAAGACGATAAAAACGGGAATGGTAAGGGCGGTGGAAACCGATCATCACGGCAAAAACGACCGCGACCCAGCCGGCAGAATTAA
- the hslV gene encoding ATP-dependent protease subunit HslV: MTDLSKLHATTVLGVAHNGEVAIGGDGQATLDKTVMKSTVRKVRKLQDGKILAGFAGSTADAFTLFERFEEKLGSYNGQLQRAAVELAKEWRKDKYLQKLEALLVVMDKDTYLLISGQGDVIEPDDQILAIGSGGSFALAAARALKKNAPNLSAKEIVEKSLNIAADICIYTNHNLTILELE; the protein is encoded by the coding sequence ATGACTGACCTATCGAAACTACACGCAACTACTGTGTTGGGTGTAGCACATAATGGAGAAGTTGCCATTGGCGGAGACGGCCAGGCAACTCTCGACAAAACAGTAATGAAATCAACTGTCCGAAAAGTTAGAAAACTGCAGGATGGTAAAATACTTGCAGGTTTTGCCGGTTCAACAGCCGATGCCTTTACACTCTTTGAACGGTTTGAAGAGAAACTCGGCAGTTACAATGGACAGCTGCAGCGAGCAGCTGTTGAACTCGCCAAGGAGTGGAGAAAGGATAAATATCTGCAAAAACTGGAGGCGCTCCTGGTTGTTATGGATAAAGATACCTATCTGCTGATATCCGGCCAGGGCGATGTCATAGAACCGGATGACCAGATACTTGCTATTGGAAGCGGCGGATCTTTTGCACTTGCCGCTGCTCGTGCTTTGAAAAAAAATGCACCAAACCTCAGCGCCAAAGAAATTGTTGAGAAATCACTGAATATAGCTGCCGACATTTGCA